One window from the genome of Enterobacter asburiae encodes:
- the feoA gene encoding ferrous iron transporter A codes for MQFTPDSAWKITGFTREISPAYRQKLLSLGMLPGSSFQVVRVAPLGDPVHIETRRVNLVLRKKDLALIEVEALSR; via the coding sequence ATGCAATTCACTCCAGACAGTGCATGGAAGATTACCGGTTTTACCCGCGAAATTAGCCCGGCCTATCGGCAAAAGCTGCTGTCGCTGGGCATGCTGCCCGGCTCGTCATTCCAGGTCGTGCGCGTGGCGCCGCTAGGTGACCCGGTTCACATCGAAACCCGCCGCGTGAATCTGGTGCTGCGTAAGAAAGACCTCGCGTTAATAGAAGTCGAAGCCTTATCCCGATAA
- a CDS encoding Tex family protein: protein MMKDSLCRIIAGDIQARAEQVEAAVRLLDEGNTVPFIARYRKEVTGGLDDTQLRNLETRLGYLRELEERRQAILKSIGEQGKLTSELESAINGTLSKTELEDLYLPYKPKRRTRGQIAIEAGLEPLADLLWNEPSHDPETEAAKFIDADKGVADTKAALDGARYILMERFAEDAALLAKVRDYLWKNAHIVSTVVAGKEEEGAKFRDYFDHHEPISTAPSHRVLAMFRGRNEGVLQLSLNADPQFDEPPKESHCEQIIIDHLGLRLNNAPADSWRKGVVSWTWRIKVLMHLETELMGTVRERAEDEAINVFARNLHDLLMAAPAGLRATMGLDPGLRTGVKVAVVDGTGKLVATDTIYPHTGQAAKAAVVVAALCEKYNVELVAIGNGTASRETERFYLDVQKQFPKVTAQKVIVSEAGASVYSASELAAQEFPDLDVSLRGAVSIARRLQDPLAELVKIDPKSIGVGQYQHDVSQTQLARKLDAVVEDCVNAVGVDLNTASVPLLTRVAGLTRMMAQNIVAWRDENGQFQNRQQLLKVSRLGPKAFEQCAGFLRINHGDNPLDASTVHPEAYPVVERILAATQQALKDLMGDNSALRNLKAVDFTDDKFGVPTVTDIIKELEKPGRDPRPEFKTATFADGVETMNDLLPGMVLEGAVTNVTNFGAFVDIGVHQDGLVHISSLADKFVEDPHTVVKAGDIVKVKVLEVDLQRKRIALTMRLDEQPGDTNARRGGNGGGREQQRPAAKAAKPRGRDAQPAGNSAMMDALAAAMGKKR from the coding sequence ATGATGAAAGATTCGCTCTGCCGCATTATTGCGGGTGATATTCAGGCCAGAGCCGAACAGGTAGAAGCTGCCGTTCGCCTGCTTGATGAAGGGAACACCGTGCCGTTTATTGCACGCTATCGTAAGGAAGTCACCGGCGGTCTGGACGACACGCAGCTGCGTAACCTGGAGACCCGTCTGGGCTATCTTCGCGAGCTGGAAGAACGTCGTCAGGCGATCCTCAAATCCATCGGCGAACAGGGCAAGCTGACCAGCGAGCTGGAAAGCGCCATTAACGGTACCCTGAGCAAAACCGAACTCGAAGATCTCTATCTGCCGTACAAACCGAAGCGCCGCACGCGCGGGCAGATTGCGATTGAAGCGGGCCTTGAGCCGCTGGCCGACCTGCTGTGGAACGAACCGTCCCACGACCCGGAAACCGAAGCCGCCAAATTTATCGACGCTGACAAAGGCGTAGCGGATACCAAGGCCGCCCTCGACGGCGCGCGCTACATTCTGATGGAGCGCTTCGCCGAAGACGCCGCCCTGCTCGCGAAGGTGCGTGATTACCTGTGGAAGAATGCCCACATCGTCTCTACCGTCGTCGCGGGTAAAGAGGAAGAAGGCGCGAAATTCCGCGACTACTTCGATCACCACGAACCGATCTCTACCGCCCCTTCACACCGCGTGCTGGCAATGTTCCGCGGCCGCAACGAAGGCGTGCTCCAGCTCTCCCTGAACGCCGACCCGCAGTTTGACGAGCCGCCGAAAGAGAGCCACTGCGAGCAGATCATTATCGATCATCTCGGCCTGCGCCTGAACAACGCCCCGGCGGACAGCTGGCGCAAAGGCGTAGTGAGCTGGACCTGGCGCATCAAGGTGCTGATGCACCTTGAAACCGAGCTGATGGGCACCGTGCGCGAGCGTGCCGAAGACGAAGCGATTAACGTATTCGCCCGTAACCTGCACGACCTGCTGATGGCCGCCCCCGCCGGCCTGCGCGCGACCATGGGCCTCGATCCGGGTCTGCGTACCGGCGTGAAGGTCGCTGTGGTTGACGGCACCGGCAAGCTGGTGGCGACCGATACCATTTATCCGCACACCGGCCAGGCAGCGAAAGCGGCCGTCGTGGTGGCGGCGCTGTGCGAAAAATACAACGTGGAGCTGGTTGCCATCGGCAACGGTACGGCGTCCCGCGAAACCGAACGTTTCTACCTCGACGTGCAGAAGCAGTTCCCGAAAGTGACGGCACAGAAAGTGATCGTCAGCGAAGCGGGGGCATCCGTCTATTCCGCCTCCGAACTGGCGGCCCAGGAGTTCCCGGACCTGGACGTTTCCCTGCGCGGTGCGGTTTCAATCGCTCGCCGCCTGCAGGATCCGCTGGCGGAGCTGGTGAAGATCGATCCGAAATCCATCGGCGTGGGCCAGTATCAGCACGACGTGAGCCAGACTCAGCTGGCGCGCAAGCTGGATGCGGTGGTGGAAGACTGCGTAAACGCCGTCGGCGTTGACCTGAACACCGCCTCCGTCCCCCTGCTGACCCGCGTGGCGGGCTTAACCCGCATGATGGCGCAGAACATCGTCGCCTGGCGTGATGAAAACGGTCAGTTCCAGAACCGTCAGCAGCTGCTGAAGGTGAGCCGTCTGGGGCCAAAAGCCTTTGAGCAGTGTGCGGGCTTCCTGCGCATCAACCACGGCGATAACCCGCTGGATGCCTCTACCGTTCACCCGGAAGCGTACCCAGTGGTGGAACGCATTCTGGCCGCCACCCAGCAGGCACTGAAAGACCTGATGGGCGACAACAGCGCCCTGCGCAACCTGAAAGCCGTGGATTTCACCGACGACAAATTTGGTGTTCCAACCGTCACCGACATCATCAAAGAGCTGGAAAAGCCGGGCCGCGATCCGCGTCCTGAGTTCAAAACCGCGACCTTTGCCGACGGCGTGGAAACCATGAACGACCTCCTGCCCGGCATGGTGCTGGAAGGGGCGGTGACCAACGTGACCAACTTTGGCGCGTTTGTGGATATCGGCGTGCATCAGGACGGTCTGGTGCATATCTCATCCCTCGCCGACAAGTTCGTTGAAGACCCGCACACCGTGGTCAAAGCAGGCGACATCGTGAAGGTCAAAGTGCTGGAAGTGGATCTGCAGCGCAAGCGTATCGCCCTGACCATGCGTCTGGATGAGCAGCCTGGCGACACCAACGCGCGCCGTGGCGGCAATGGCGGTGGTCGCGAGCAGCAGCGCCCGGCCGCGAAAGCGGCAAAACCGCGCGGACGTGATGCTCAGCCTGCAGGCAACAGCGCGATGATGGATGCGCTGGCGGCAGCGATGGGTAAGAAACGCTAA
- the feoC gene encoding [Fe-S]-dependent transcriptional repressor FeoC: MASLIQVRDLLALQGRMEAKQLSLSLHTPQPMIDAMLERLEAMGKAVRIQEDAYGCLSGSCKSCPEGKACLREWWALR, from the coding sequence ATGGCATCGTTAATTCAGGTTCGTGACCTGCTGGCACTACAAGGGCGGATGGAGGCGAAACAGCTGAGCCTCAGCCTGCATACGCCGCAGCCGATGATCGATGCCATGCTGGAAAGACTGGAAGCCATGGGGAAAGCCGTGCGAATTCAGGAAGACGCGTACGGCTGTCTCTCCGGCAGTTGTAAAAGCTGTCCGGAAGGAAAGGCCTGCCTCAGGGAGTGGTGGGCGCTGCGTTAA
- the nfuA gene encoding Fe-S biogenesis protein NfuA: MIRISDSAQAHFAKLLANQEEGTQIRVFVINPGTPNAECGVSYCPPDAVEATDTALKFEQLTAYVDELSAPYLEDAEIDFVTDQLGSQLTLKAPNAKMRKVSDDAPLMERVEYLLQSQINPQLAGHGGRVTLMEITEDGLAILQFGGGCNGCSMVDVTLKEGIEKQLLNEFPELKGVRDLTEHQRGEHSYY; this comes from the coding sequence ATGATCCGTATTTCCGATTCTGCACAAGCGCACTTTGCCAAACTGCTGGCAAATCAGGAAGAAGGGACGCAGATCCGCGTGTTTGTGATTAATCCAGGCACTCCGAATGCAGAATGTGGTGTTTCTTATTGTCCTCCGGACGCTGTGGAAGCGACTGACACTGCCCTTAAATTTGAACAGCTCACCGCCTACGTTGATGAGCTGAGCGCTCCGTATCTTGAAGATGCGGAGATCGACTTCGTCACCGATCAGCTGGGTTCTCAGCTGACCCTGAAAGCGCCGAACGCGAAAATGCGTAAAGTGTCTGACGATGCCCCGCTGATGGAGCGCGTTGAGTATCTGCTGCAATCCCAGATCAACCCACAGCTGGCGGGCCACGGCGGCCGTGTAACCCTGATGGAAATCACGGAAGACGGTCTGGCGATCCTGCAGTTCGGCGGCGGCTGTAACGGCTGTTCGATGGTCGACGTGACCCTGAAGGAAGGGATCGAGAAGCAGCTGCTGAACGAATTCCCGGAACTGAAAGGCGTGCGTGACCTCACCGAGCACCAGCGCGGCGAGCACTCTTACTACTAA
- the bioH gene encoding pimeloyl-ACP methyl ester esterase BioH: MKTLWWQTVGTGNCHLVLLHGWGLNAEIWHCIREELASHFTLHLVDLPGFGRSRGYGALSLDEMAQQVLDAAPQNAVWLGWSLGGLVASQIALSRPDRVQALVTVASSPCFSAQDAWPGIKPEVLAGFQQQLSEDFQRTVERFLALQTMGTDTARKDARTLKQTVLSLPMPEVEVLNGGLELLKTVDLREPLAALTVPHLRIYGYLDGIVPRKVVPLLDSLWPDSESQIIAKAAHAPFISHPTEFCSALIALSQRLD, encoded by the coding sequence ATGAAGACGCTGTGGTGGCAGACCGTAGGGACAGGAAATTGCCATCTTGTGCTGCTGCACGGATGGGGCCTGAACGCGGAGATATGGCATTGCATACGTGAGGAACTTGCCTCGCATTTCACGCTGCATCTGGTGGATTTACCCGGCTTTGGCCGCAGCCGCGGATATGGCGCGTTATCGCTTGATGAGATGGCGCAGCAGGTTCTGGACGCAGCGCCGCAAAACGCGGTCTGGCTGGGCTGGAGCCTGGGCGGGCTGGTGGCGAGCCAGATTGCGCTGTCGCGGCCTGACCGCGTACAAGCCCTGGTAACGGTGGCGTCGTCGCCCTGTTTTAGCGCGCAGGACGCGTGGCCAGGGATCAAACCTGAAGTGCTGGCGGGTTTCCAGCAGCAGCTGAGCGAAGATTTCCAGCGGACCGTAGAGCGGTTCCTGGCATTGCAGACAATGGGCACTGACACCGCGCGTAAAGATGCCCGAACGCTGAAGCAGACCGTGCTTTCGCTGCCGATGCCGGAGGTCGAGGTGCTTAACGGGGGGCTTGAACTCCTGAAAACGGTTGACCTGCGCGAGCCGCTGGCCGCGCTGACGGTGCCGCACCTGCGTATCTACGGTTACCTCGACGGGATTGTGCCGCGCAAAGTAGTTCCGCTGCTGGATTCGCTCTGGCCGGACAGCGAATCGCAGATTATTGCCAAAGCCGCACATGCCCCGTTTATCTCCCATCCGACGGAGTTTTGTTCAGCGCTCATTGCGTTAAGTCAACGTTTAGACTGA
- the gntX gene encoding DNA utilization protein GntX, translating to MLTVPGLCWLCQMPLALSRWGVCSVCTRSLEWRIGTCPQCGLPATNPSLPCGRCLKKSPPWSALVAVDDYVPPLSRLIHALKFSGQSSLAQPLARLLLLAVLQARRQRALAKIDMVVNVPLYRRRHWRRGYNQSDLICRPLARWLGCRYEASALTRVHATAIQHQLSARLRKRNLKNAFRLELPVDGLHIAIVDDVVTTGSTVAELSRLLLRSGAASVQVWCLCRTL from the coding sequence ATGCTAACAGTACCCGGCTTGTGCTGGCTATGCCAAATGCCGCTGGCGCTCAGCCGGTGGGGCGTCTGCTCCGTCTGCACGCGATCGCTGGAATGGCGTATCGGGACCTGTCCACAATGTGGTTTACCGGCCACAAATCCCTCTTTGCCCTGTGGCCGCTGCCTGAAAAAATCCCCGCCGTGGAGCGCGCTGGTGGCGGTGGATGATTATGTTCCCCCGCTGAGCAGGCTGATTCACGCGCTGAAGTTTTCCGGGCAGAGCTCGCTGGCACAGCCCCTTGCCCGCCTGCTATTGCTGGCGGTTTTGCAGGCACGGCGTCAGCGCGCGCTGGCGAAAATCGACATGGTGGTGAATGTCCCCCTATACCGGCGTCGGCACTGGCGGCGCGGCTATAACCAGAGCGACCTGATCTGCCGTCCCCTCGCGCGGTGGCTCGGCTGTCGGTATGAGGCCAGCGCGCTTACACGTGTTCATGCCACCGCCATCCAACATCAGCTCAGCGCCCGGCTGCGCAAAAGAAACCTCAAAAATGCCTTTCGCCTTGAATTGCCGGTCGACGGCCTCCATATCGCGATTGTGGATGATGTCGTCACCACGGGCAGTACCGTTGCTGAACTTTCCCGACTGCTTTTGCGAAGCGGCGCCGCGTCGGTTCAGGTATGGTGTCTGTGCCGTACCTTGTAG
- the feoB gene encoding Fe(2+) transporter permease subunit FeoB, producing MKKLTIGLIGNPNSGKTTLFNQLTGARQRVGNWAGVTVERKEGQFTTTDNQVTLVDLPGTYSLTTISSQTSLDEQIACHYILGGDADLLINVVDASNLERNLYLTLQLLELGIPCIVALNMLDIAEKQKLRIDVDALSARLGCPVVPLVSTRARGIDALKLAIDRHQGNRDIELVHYAQPLLREANLLAQEMDNSMPAKQRLWLGLQMLEGDIYSRAYAGHAADKLDATVARLSDELDDPALHIADARYQAIASICDVVSNALTAEPSRFTAAVDKVVLNRFLGLPIFLLVMYVMFLLAINIGGALQPIFDAGSVAVFVHGIQWVGYTLHFPEWLTIFLAQGIGGGINTVLPLVPQIGMMYLFLSFLEDSGYMARAAFVMDRLMQALGLPGKSFVPLIVGFGCNVPSVMGARTLDAPRERLMTIMMAPFMSCGARLAIFAVFAAAFFGQQGALAVFSLYVLGIVMAILTGLMLKHTIMRGEASPFVMELPVYHVPHLKSLAIQTWQRLKGFVLRAGKVIVIVSIFLSALNSFTLSGQAADNINDSALASVSRVITPVFKPIGVHEDNWQATVGLFTGAMAKEVVVGTLNTLYTAENIQEQEFNPAEFHLGHELLGAVEETWQSLKDTFSLSVLANPIEASKGDGEMATGAMGVMGEKFGSASAAYSYLIFVLLYIPCISVMGAIARESSRGWMGFSILWGLNIAYSLSTLFYQTVNFSQHPRYSLVCILAVVLFNAIVLGLLRRARSRVDIDLLANRKTAATCCSSPAGDCH from the coding sequence ATGAAAAAGTTAACTATTGGCTTAATTGGCAATCCTAATTCCGGCAAGACCACCCTTTTTAACCAGCTGACCGGCGCACGCCAGCGCGTGGGCAACTGGGCGGGCGTGACGGTTGAGCGTAAAGAGGGCCAGTTCACGACAACGGACAATCAGGTGACGCTGGTTGACCTTCCCGGCACCTACTCCTTAACCACCATTTCGTCGCAAACCTCGCTCGATGAGCAGATCGCCTGCCACTATATTCTCGGCGGCGACGCAGACCTGCTGATCAACGTGGTCGACGCCTCCAATCTCGAACGTAACCTTTATCTGACGCTGCAGCTGCTGGAGCTGGGTATCCCCTGCATCGTGGCGCTCAACATGCTCGACATTGCGGAGAAACAAAAGCTGCGCATCGACGTCGATGCCCTCTCCGCGCGCCTGGGGTGCCCGGTCGTTCCGCTGGTCTCGACGCGCGCTCGCGGTATTGACGCGCTGAAGCTGGCCATTGACCGTCACCAGGGTAATCGCGACATTGAGCTGGTGCATTACGCGCAGCCTCTCCTGCGCGAAGCCAATTTGCTGGCGCAGGAGATGGACAACAGCATGCCTGCGAAACAGCGCCTGTGGCTCGGCCTGCAGATGCTGGAAGGCGATATCTACAGCCGCGCTTACGCCGGGCATGCGGCAGATAAGCTGGACGCGACGGTGGCCCGTCTTAGCGACGAGCTGGACGACCCGGCGCTGCACATCGCCGATGCGCGTTATCAGGCCATCGCCTCGATTTGCGACGTTGTCAGCAACGCCCTGACGGCAGAACCCAGCCGCTTTACGGCAGCGGTGGATAAAGTGGTGCTTAACCGCTTCCTCGGTTTGCCCATCTTCCTGCTGGTGATGTACGTAATGTTCCTGCTCGCCATTAACATCGGTGGCGCACTCCAGCCCATTTTCGACGCCGGTTCCGTCGCGGTCTTCGTACACGGTATTCAGTGGGTGGGTTACACCCTGCACTTCCCGGAATGGCTCACCATCTTCCTCGCTCAGGGGATCGGCGGCGGTATCAACACCGTTCTGCCTCTGGTGCCGCAGATCGGCATGATGTATCTGTTCCTCTCGTTCCTGGAAGATTCCGGTTACATGGCCCGCGCCGCGTTCGTGATGGATCGTCTGATGCAGGCGCTGGGTCTGCCGGGTAAATCCTTCGTCCCGCTGATTGTCGGCTTCGGCTGTAACGTGCCGTCGGTGATGGGCGCACGCACGCTGGATGCGCCGCGTGAACGTCTGATGACCATCATGATGGCGCCGTTTATGTCCTGCGGTGCCCGCCTGGCAATCTTTGCGGTCTTTGCCGCAGCCTTCTTCGGTCAGCAGGGCGCGCTGGCGGTCTTTTCGCTGTACGTGCTGGGCATCGTGATGGCGATCCTCACCGGTCTGATGCTGAAGCACACCATCATGCGCGGTGAAGCATCACCATTTGTGATGGAGCTGCCGGTGTATCACGTGCCGCACCTGAAAAGCCTGGCGATCCAGACCTGGCAGCGCCTGAAAGGCTTTGTGCTGCGCGCCGGTAAGGTCATTGTCATCGTCAGCATTTTCCTGAGCGCGCTGAACAGCTTCACCCTCAGCGGGCAGGCGGCAGATAACATCAACGACTCTGCTCTCGCCTCCGTCAGCCGCGTCATCACGCCGGTCTTCAAACCGATTGGCGTGCATGAGGATAACTGGCAGGCAACCGTCGGGCTGTTCACCGGCGCGATGGCGAAAGAGGTGGTTGTCGGCACCCTGAACACGCTTTACACCGCTGAGAACATCCAGGAACAGGAATTTAATCCGGCAGAGTTTCATCTCGGTCATGAACTGCTAGGTGCCGTAGAGGAGACCTGGCAGAGCCTGAAAGACACGTTCAGCCTGAGCGTGCTGGCGAACCCTATTGAGGCGAGCAAAGGCGACGGCGAAATGGCGACGGGTGCCATGGGCGTGATGGGCGAGAAATTTGGCAGCGCGTCTGCGGCCTACAGTTACCTCATCTTTGTTCTGCTCTACATTCCGTGCATCTCCGTGATGGGGGCGATTGCCCGCGAGTCCAGCCGCGGCTGGATGGGCTTCTCCATCCTGTGGGGGTTAAACATTGCGTACTCGCTGTCGACGCTCTTTTATCAAACCGTTAACTTTAGCCAGCATCCGCGCTACAGCCTGGTCTGCATTCTCGCGGTTGTGCTGTTTAACGCGATCGTGCTCGGTCTTCTGCGGCGGGCACGCAGCCGCGTCGACATCGACCTGCTGGCAAACCGTAAAACCGCCGCGACCTGCTGCAGCAGCCCGGCGGGCGACTGCCACTAA
- a CDS encoding YdgH/BhsA/McbA-like domain containing protein, giving the protein MKLVTGIVTSLVIGSLSFGVFAAKELEKDKVAGMNLTKIGEISTSDTTAPMDARKELSKKADELGGTYYVVTSAEKQTKNVRATADVYK; this is encoded by the coding sequence ATGAAACTTGTTACAGGTATTGTCACTTCTCTGGTTATTGGGTCACTGTCATTTGGCGTCTTTGCGGCAAAAGAGCTGGAAAAAGATAAAGTTGCCGGTATGAATCTGACGAAAATTGGTGAGATTTCTACGTCTGACACCACCGCGCCGATGGACGCGAGAAAAGAGCTGTCGAAGAAAGCGGATGAGCTGGGCGGAACGTACTACGTCGTCACCAGCGCTGAAAAGCAGACCAAAAACGTACGCGCAACGGCGGACGTCTATAAGTAA